TTTCCATCCCAGATCGCAGCAAACAGGGAGGATGCAGTGAGGAAAACCTTCAGCATTTACATCCAGCAGAAAGGTGCGTCACAAACAATCACGCCACCATTGACGGATCAGTAATTTCCAGGCTGATACTTAAATGACTGACATCATCACACACCAATGTTGATGCTACATTTCGATATTGCACACAGAATGGACACAAGCATGCTGAGGATGGGAAATGTGAATTTTTAACAGTGTTTACACCAGGAGGAGCTGCCCGTCCCGCTCAATCAAGCTCCTTCATCTGTTAttgatgcagcagctcagtCAAACTCTCTCAACACAAAATATTAAAtgaaagggatttttttcccccccaagcACACTCTGTGGAGCCATCCCTGACTCTGATGCTTCCAccctctctggttctgctggtcttTCTTTTACTCTTCCTGGCTGCCTGCGTCAGAAAGGGGCCCACGTTGCACATGAGGAAGCTCTTCCTGAAACCAGGTGGGAGGATAAAGACAACACTCCTCTGTGATATTTCTCTGCATGGCTGATGGGAGATACTGCTGATTTAATGGTAATTGTCTATTTTCAAACCTTTCTCCTGGCTCAGGACTCTTTCCGGCATCATTGTctgagatggagcagcaggatcAAGACGGCAACTCACCAGAGGAAGTAATGGCCATAAACAGGGCAACCCCCCCCTGTCTCCTCATTTGCTACAGCAGCAACGACGGGCCCGCTCATGTGAAAGCTGTCGTGCAATTAGGGGCTTTCATACAAAAGCACATGGCCACTCAGGTGCAGTGGATGGGTTTGTTGCGCTTTGCTGCAGGTTTCTGTGAAATAAACAGACTGCAattctgttttcctctccagGTGTTTCTGGATCTGTGGGACTCTCTGAGCGTGGCCCGGGAAGGGAGCATGGTCTGGCACTGCCAGAAGATCCGAGAAAGTGACTTTATCCTCGTGGTCTGTTCTCAGGGCCTTAATCGCAGGCCGGCGGCTCCGGGTACGGAGAAATTcaaagaggaagaggcggaCGCAGGGCTGAACTGTGCATCCGATACAGCTGTGCAGGTTATTAGTGAGGAGGTAGGCCGAGCCAAGGCCAGGGGACAGGACCTGTCCAAATACATAGCTGCCATCTTTGAGTACTGTGATGAAACAGACATCCCCACTGAGCTAAGGCTAGTGTCTAATTACACTCTCCCTAATGACTTGGTGCTCCTCTTCTCACACCTCCATGGGATGACGCTGTATCGACCTGGAAGTTACCTGAAGGTCAACCACATCTCAGCGGAAGGTTTTACAGAGTtacctgctggagcagctctaCAGCAGGCCATCTGTGAAGCCGGCATGGCAATGGCTGCGAAAAAACATCCATCCCTGGATGGAGAGGACTAAAAACGTCCATTTTCTACCCTTTCAAACATTAATTTCTAGAATTTTGTTCATTAGAACTTGAAACACATTGTTGTTTAGTATTCCGCGTGTGAGCAAACAGAAAGTTCGTGTCCTCACATTAGGACGTGACCTCAAACATTGTAAAACTGGTTAGGCATTCAAGCattcttttatttatctgatttACAGTCTATTGAGGCTGTTGATAACAGTCTGTCTGATCAACACTGCAAAATGTGTCATAatatgtgcgtgtgtttatatgtgtggTCTAATAAAAGAATAAACTATTTTTTAATAgtaagtttgtttgttttttgctttacCACCATTTTTTACAGTGCGCGGATTGAGGCACGACCAGATCTGGCAACCCGGTCCGAGTCGAGCTCAGTCGGTGACAGCCAGCCACGCTCTCCGGACGACTTGCAGTCATGGTGCTCGACTTGGACCTGTTTCGTACCGACAAGGGAGGCGATCCGGAGATTGTCCGCGAATGTCAAAGGAAGAGGTTTAAAGATGTGACGCTGGTCGACAAATTGGTCGCTGCCGATACGGAATGGAGGAAATGTGCGTAAGCGTATTTTGATTCCAGCTGCTCTAGGCGCTCCATCAGCTAACCGGTTAGCGTCGGCTAACAGTACTGAAACTACTACGGTGTTGGTATTCTCGACCAAATATGTTATCGATCCCGTCAGAATGCTACTTTATATTTTACTTCGTATATGTAGGTAGTTACAGTACACACACGTGTTTAGATTCTGAACAGTACATCTCATGTCGTTCCTTTTGGTATAAGTCCAATGAACTCACGTCTGGGgatgttcatttttaatatgCTATTGATAATATACTCCTGGTGTAGCTTACAAGGGCATCACATATTGTTGGTTAAAGTTGTGGGTTCTTTTTCCAATTCATAAGTGGCTTCGTGCAGCGATAGAATAGGCGAATATATAGCGCTGCGATGCTAATGATAACGCTGCAACATTTAACAGGGCATCCAAATCAAACCTGGGAGAATTTTTCACATATTTTAAGGGTGGTAAGATAACCTTTGTATTCGGCACATTCCAAGTTCTCACATTCCTTGAAATCGACCTTAAAATCTCTGTGATGGAATTAGCTTAGCGGCGCCGAGTAGCAGCAGCGTGAGCTAATCTGATGCAATCATCATGTCATGTCAGCCCAACAAGCTACACTGACATGATCCCAGCTGATAACCCGAATCAGTTTGACGTCAATCACTCACAttcttttcattcatttcttccCTCAAAAcaaatattgtaaatatcaTCAGTTTGGACAGGGGTACCAAAGTCCAGTTCTCGGCGGCTGTAGTCCAGCCGAGATTTCGGTCCTACCGGATGGACAACGCTCTCGCTTTCCTTGGCCGAagcattttctgcctggtaggttAGAAAACCTGGCTTGACTATAGGACTGGATTTGGACACCCCTGGAGTCTTGGGGTTTTACAATGAAGGCAGCCATCAGGCGCTACAAATGGGCTGACAggaaccttttctggagctcaGTGATGTTTCCCTTCACAGGCCGCTTCACTGCAGACAACCTCAACAAAGTCAAGAACCTCTGCAGCAAGAGCATCGGGGAGAAAATGAAGGTAGAGGAGCGGCGCTCCTGCACCCTGAAAGTagagtttaaaaatgtgtcccATGTGTACACTGCTTATTTTGTGAATATAGAAGAAGGAACCGGTTGGAGAGGATGAAACTCTGCCTGAAGAAGCGCAGGACCTGGAATCCGTAACAGCTGAAACGTTAGCGGTATGACTGCCGGCGCTCCGGATTTCTGTTATGAAAACGCGCAGCTTGTTTGATTCTTTGTCATcgtttgtgtttttgcatgCAAGACCCTGACAGTAGCCCAGATTAAGAAAGTGCGGCTGCTGGTGGACGAGGCCATTGGGAAAACTGACAGTGAAAGGGTGACACTGGAGGAAGAGCGATTCGAGCACCTCCGGGAGATCGGGAACCTTCTGCACCCGTCTGTCCCCATCAGCAACGACGAGGTGAGAGGTTCGAGGAGCACGAGCGGCACGTTTGTGATCAGACCGCCGTCGTTTAGCACGTTTCATATTCACATGCGTCTTTAAAAAACTCCGACAGGATGCAGACAACAAGGTAGAGCGGACCTGGGGGGACTGTGCTGCCCGGAAGAAGTACTCCCATGTTGACCTGGTGGTGATGATTGACGGGTTTGATGGGGAGAAAGGAGCGATTGTGGCTGGAAGCAGAGGTTACTTTCTGAAGGTGAGCTACCCTCATTTGCAGAGAGGGAAGATCACCACATTCtcatccttttcttttcctttgctgTGGCGTTCTAAGGGCCCATTGGTGTTCCTGGAGCAAGCTCTCATCAATTACGCCCTCAGGATTCTGCATAGTAAGAGTTACAGCATGCTGTACACGCCCTTCTTCATGAGGAAGGAGGTCATGCAGGAAGTGGCCCAGCTCAGCCAGTTTGATGAAGAGCTTTACAAGGTACGCTGACTCTTTCTGTGAAGGATTGAGTTGCATTTTGGTCACAAAGGTGCCAAAAACCTGGGTTCAAAGTTGCACAAACCTTCTTCTTTTTACTGGTTCATTGTGCATTTTCTTATTACTACAAAGACGTCCAACCAAATTCCTTGGATTGAGTTGGATTTCATTTTGAGGCCAAATCCCACAAAAGATGTATCACGAAATTCCTCTTCATGATAAAGTATCATCAGAAATCAACACTTTCGCTCCCAGCTTTCATTGACTGGTAGTTCTTGGCTGAAGAAACAAACAGTGCTTAATTTCTGGCAATAAACCTGCTTGTTGCTGCATATGTTAACTAAGTCTAATGAAATATTACATGATGGGTTACTATATGGATGCAAATTCCAGTTATTTTGATTGGTTCTTTTTAATATCTGTCCCCGATTGCCATCACGTCCGCCAGGTCATCGGGAAGGGCAGCGAGAAGTCCGACGACAGTTCCATCGATGAGAAGTACCTGATCGCCACCTCGGAACAGCCCATTGCAGCCTTCCTAAGAGACGAGTGGCTAAAACCCGAGGACCTTCCCATCCGCTACGCCGGCTTCTCCACCTgcttcagacaggaagttggcTCTCACGGCAGGGACACTCGCGGCATCTTCAGGGTGCACCAGTTTGAGAAGGTCAGCTTGAATTTCAACACAAATGCCAGCGACTGACATGAACAAATAGCACCAAGTGAAAGATGATTAAGTGAACCAGGTTTATAGCAAACCCATAACttggtttgtttctgttttgcCATAGATTGAGCAGTTTGTCTACGCCTCTCCGCATGATGGCAAATCATGGCAGATGTTTGATGAAATGATCGGGACAGCAGAGGAGTTCTATCAGTCTCTGGGAATTCCGTATCGCATCGTCAACATTGTCTCCGGTAAGTTAAGCACACAACTGTCCGCATCCTCTGACTTTTAGTTAAATAATCCACCCCAATAATCCGTAATTGTCTGTCCCTGGAAGCAGATACTGATGAGATTTACAATATTGGATGGGAAACCATTTTGTTATCTTGTGTTTGTAGTGAGGtcgaaaaaaagaaaaccagtgCTCCCGTATGTAACCATTTGTTACATATGGCATTCTTTATTTTTGCACATTCATTGTGATTTTTAGACATTTGTTGACATAGCTGAGTATTTTCCACGGTTGttgatgtttcctttccttCAGATTTAAAGTAAGAATGTTTAAATTTAATGGATTAGGTAGTGTAAAATAAGAATGATCAATGTCTAGCAACTGATATAAACACTTATATGGTGAGACTGTTTTCAGCCATATCACTCAAACGATTTTACACATTTGCCTCCACAGGTGCCTTAAATCACGCAGCCAGTAAGAAGCTGGACCTGGAGGCCTGGTTCCCTGGCTCTGGGGCGTTTAGAGAGCTGGTCTCCTGCTCCAACTGCACCGATTACCAGGCGAGACGCCTGCGCATCCGCTATGGACAGACCAAAAAGATGATGGACAAGGTGAGTCCTTTTCTCCCGGGCTGGTGTGCATGGCTGCAAAGCTCTCTAGAAGTTTGCTAACATGTTAGCTACTGCGGAAGTGTGTCAgcctttctgcttttttttgctGTGCAGGCAGAGTTTGTGCACATGTTGAATGCCACCATGTGTGCAACTACACGCGTGATgtgtgccatcctggagaatTACCAAACCGAAGAAGGCATCGTTATTCCGGAGAAGCTCAGGGATTTCATGCCTCCTGGTAAGATGTGCTTCATTTTCAGTAAGGGCCACGTTTAGGTGAAGAACACTGTTGATAAATACAGTTGTATTTGATGTCAACTATTCTGTTGACACAGGATTCTCACTTAATAGCAtgtagatttttttatttttattttttttaattgttgcaCTCGAATTGATCCAGTAGGTGTTGCCAGTGTTTGGGACGTGATGAAGGCAGAGAAATGCTGTTTGCAAAGATATCGTTGACTTAAGGTGCTGTCATTGAATGTCTAACCTTCCTTTGTATGCTTTGCTCTTCTAGGTATGACTGAAATAATTAAATTTGTCAAGCCTGCTCCTATTGATCAGGAGACAGCTAAGAAAGCGAAGAAACAGCAGAatggagggaagaagaagaagcaggagggagcagaggcGAACCTGCCCGACGCCATGGAGAACATGTCTGTCGATAACTCGTAGATCCATCTTACGGTTGCAGCTCCATCGGCCACATAAacgagctgctgctgatggagcggAGCTTCACCTGTcctatgaaataaaaataacagaacCGGATCAAAG
This genomic window from Takifugu rubripes chromosome 3, fTakRub1.2, whole genome shotgun sequence contains:
- the LOC105419331 gene encoding interleukin-17 receptor D produces the protein MSVDDGLTMWQAALLLYHLCSLHDLVWAQEEVASVAPQNCSVHCIQKGEAGCEYCRITRADIKNALGFHLFTNLGSCIPRPCDHFHGTEDPQICQHYVHAPNDVKIEFLDDPNPIFDTIVVSWKPSYYGIAFLRGFQVSLQHLGGSRITCQLFLFHRNLTLQPSHANTVYKSDPFRDLSLGAQYALTVMALPVPEQWERFYHSETFSTRSCAEKNGLDKCNKDWYPRYTEVTQEGTNITVTFNLAPPLLGISSYFFQCYANGMRKYIDIIPDFSKNETHHSFQLSDLLEGVNYTCEIAANREDAVRKTFSIYIQQKAHSVEPSLTLMLPPSLVLLVFLLLFLAACVRKGPTLHMRKLFLKPGLFPASLSEMEQQDQDGNSPEEVMAINRATPPCLLICYSSNDGPAHVKAVVQLGAFIQKHMATQVFLDLWDSLSVAREGSMVWHCQKIRESDFILVVCSQGLNRRPAAPGTEKFKEEEADAGLNCASDTAVQVISEEVGRAKARGQDLSKYIAAIFEYCDETDIPTELRLVSNYTLPNDLVLLFSHLHGMTLYRPGSYLKVNHISAEGFTELPAGAALQQAICEAGMAMAAKKHPSLDGED
- the sars1 gene encoding serine--tRNA ligase, cytoplasmic, with the protein product MVLDLDLFRTDKGGDPEIVRECQRKRFKDVTLVDKLVAADTEWRKCRFTADNLNKVKNLCSKSIGEKMKKKEPVGEDETLPEEAQDLESVTAETLATLTVAQIKKVRLLVDEAIGKTDSERVTLEEERFEHLREIGNLLHPSVPISNDEDADNKVERTWGDCAARKKYSHVDLVVMIDGFDGEKGAIVAGSRGYFLKGPLVFLEQALINYALRILHSKSYSMLYTPFFMRKEVMQEVAQLSQFDEELYKVIGKGSEKSDDSSIDEKYLIATSEQPIAAFLRDEWLKPEDLPIRYAGFSTCFRQEVGSHGRDTRGIFRVHQFEKIEQFVYASPHDGKSWQMFDEMIGTAEEFYQSLGIPYRIVNIVSGALNHAASKKLDLEAWFPGSGAFRELVSCSNCTDYQARRLRIRYGQTKKMMDKAEFVHMLNATMCATTRVMCAILENYQTEEGIVIPEKLRDFMPPGMTEIIKFVKPAPIDQETAKKAKKQQNGGKKKKQEGAEANLPDAMENMSVDNS